A genomic stretch from Ureibacillus composti includes:
- the rpsJ gene encoding 30S ribosomal protein S10, translated as MAKQKIRIRLKAYDHRVLDQSAEKIVETAKRSGASVSGPIPLPTEKSVYTILRAVHKYKDSREQFEMRTHKRLIDIINPTPQTVDALMKLDLPSGVDIEIKL; from the coding sequence ATGGCAAAACAAAAGATTCGTATCCGTTTAAAAGCGTATGATCACAGAGTTTTAGATCAATCTGCTGAGAAAATTGTGGAAACTGCAAAACGTTCAGGTGCTAGTGTATCAGGTCCGATTCCGTTACCAACTGAGAAGTCTGTGTACACAATTCTTCGTGCGGTTCACAAGTATAAAGATTCTCGTGAACAATTCGAAATGCGTACGCATAAACGTTTAATCGACATCATTAACCCAACACCACAAACTGTTGACGCGTTAATGAAACTTGATTTACCATCTGGCGTTGATATTGAAATCAAACTTTAA
- a CDS encoding Na+/H+ antiporter NhaC family protein produces the protein MNAVIVAVVVMLVLSVLRVNVVFSLAIGALAGGITAGMSLDETMTSFVSGLGDGAEVALSYGMLGGLAIAISKTGMSELLVSSVLNLVKREGDSQKSSLAKALVFFVILLMSIFSQNLIPIHIAFIPLLIPPIIKILNLMQIDRRLIACILAFGLITPYMSLPFGFGLVYQGIVADQITAAGLAITKSDVYGPMLIPAIGMIVGLIVAFLVFRKPRTYENIVVDTELKVTIEKKNIFFTIIALIATVIVQIPAIVPLESGAMFLGALAGVIILYVTGALKWSEADQVLTDGMRLMAFIGLVMIASSGFAQVVRDTGHVDSLVNGATSILGDNKGLAVLIMLLIGLIIDMGIGSSFATIPIIAAIFVPISVEFGLSPAAIITLIGTAGALGDAGSPASDSTLGPTAGLNVDGQHDHIRDTCIPTFFIFNIPLMIFGWVAVMFFS, from the coding sequence ATGAATGCAGTTATAGTTGCTGTTGTTGTTATGCTTGTTCTAAGTGTATTAAGAGTAAATGTTGTATTTTCATTAGCGATTGGTGCCCTGGCTGGTGGTATAACTGCAGGGATGTCATTAGATGAAACAATGACATCATTCGTTAGTGGCCTTGGTGATGGAGCAGAAGTTGCACTAAGCTATGGAATGCTAGGTGGTTTAGCAATTGCTATATCAAAAACGGGAATGTCAGAATTGCTTGTCTCAAGCGTCTTAAATTTAGTGAAACGCGAAGGAGATTCTCAAAAATCAAGTTTAGCTAAAGCATTAGTATTTTTCGTTATTTTACTAATGTCCATTTTTTCGCAGAACTTAATTCCGATTCATATTGCGTTTATACCATTACTTATTCCACCAATTATTAAAATACTAAACTTAATGCAAATTGATCGTCGTTTAATTGCATGTATTTTGGCATTTGGTTTAATTACTCCGTATATGAGCTTACCGTTCGGGTTCGGTCTAGTATATCAAGGAATCGTTGCGGACCAAATCACAGCTGCTGGATTAGCCATCACAAAATCAGATGTATATGGCCCGATGCTGATTCCAGCAATAGGGATGATCGTTGGTCTGATTGTAGCATTTTTGGTTTTCAGAAAACCTCGAACATATGAAAATATTGTTGTAGATACGGAACTAAAAGTAACAATAGAAAAGAAAAATATATTCTTTACTATTATAGCGTTAATCGCAACTGTAATAGTACAAATACCAGCGATCGTGCCATTAGAGTCAGGAGCAATGTTTTTAGGTGCTTTAGCTGGGGTTATCATTTTATATGTTACTGGGGCATTAAAATGGAGTGAAGCCGATCAAGTTTTAACTGATGGTATGCGGTTAATGGCTTTTATCGGATTAGTAATGATTGCTTCTAGTGGCTTTGCTCAAGTTGTACGAGACACAGGTCATGTTGATTCACTAGTGAATGGAGCAACGAGTATATTAGGAGACAATAAAGGTCTGGCTGTACTGATTATGCTGTTAATTGGCCTTATTATCGATATGGGAATTGGGTCGTCATTTGCAACAATACCGATTATTGCAGCTATATTTGTACCTATTTCTGTAGAGTTTGGTCTAAGCCCTGCAGCGATTATTACTTTAATAGGTACAGCGGGTGCACTAGGAGACGCAGGTTCTCCAGCTTCAGACTCAACATTGGGTCCCACAGCCGGTTTAAATGTTGATGGACAACATGATCATATAAGAGATACGTGTATCCCTACATTCTTTATATTTAACATACCTTTAATGATTTTCGGATGGGTAGCGGTTATGTTCTTCTCATAA
- the tuf gene encoding elongation factor Tu, with translation MAKEKFDRSKTHANIGTIGHVDHGKTTLTAAIATVLSKKMGGEAKSYADIDNAPEEKERGITINTSHVEYETETRHYAHVDCPGHADYVKNMITGAAQMDGGILVVSAADGPMPQTREHILLSRQVGVPYLVVFLNKCDMVDDEELLELVEMEVRDLLSEYDFPGDDLPVIKGSALKALEGEAEWEEKIVELMNAVDEYIPTPERQTDKPFMMPVEDVFSITGRGTVATGRVERGQVKVGDVVEIVGLAEEAKSTTVTGVEMFRKLLDYAEAGDNIGALLRGVAREDIQRGQVLSKPGSITPHTTFKAEVYVLSKEEGGRHTPFFSNYRPQFYFRTTDVTGVINLPEGVEMVMPGDNIEMNVELISPIALEEGTKFSIREGGRTVGAGVVASIQK, from the coding sequence ATGGCTAAAGAAAAATTTGACCGTTCAAAAACGCATGCTAACATTGGTACAATCGGACACGTTGACCATGGTAAAACTACATTAACTGCTGCTATCGCTACAGTTCTTTCTAAAAAAATGGGTGGAGAAGCTAAATCATACGCTGATATCGATAACGCTCCAGAAGAAAAAGAACGCGGTATCACAATCAACACTTCTCACGTAGAATATGAAACAGAAACTCGTCACTATGCACACGTTGACTGCCCAGGACATGCTGACTATGTTAAAAACATGATCACTGGTGCTGCTCAAATGGACGGCGGTATCTTAGTAGTATCTGCTGCTGACGGCCCAATGCCACAAACTCGTGAACACATTCTTTTATCTCGTCAAGTAGGTGTTCCATACTTAGTAGTGTTCTTAAACAAATGTGATATGGTAGACGACGAAGAATTACTTGAATTAGTTGAAATGGAAGTTCGTGACTTATTATCTGAGTACGATTTCCCAGGAGACGATCTTCCAGTAATTAAAGGTTCTGCTCTTAAAGCTCTTGAAGGTGAAGCAGAATGGGAAGAAAAAATCGTTGAATTAATGAACGCTGTTGACGAATATATCCCAACTCCAGAACGTCAAACTGACAAACCATTCATGATGCCAGTAGAGGACGTATTCTCTATCACTGGTCGTGGTACAGTTGCAACTGGTCGTGTAGAACGCGGTCAAGTTAAAGTTGGTGACGTAGTAGAGATCGTTGGTCTTGCTGAAGAAGCTAAATCTACAACTGTAACTGGTGTAGAAATGTTCCGTAAATTATTAGACTATGCTGAAGCTGGTGACAACATCGGTGCACTTCTTCGTGGGGTTGCTCGTGAAGATATCCAACGTGGACAAGTATTATCTAAACCAGGATCAATCACTCCACACACAACTTTTAAAGCAGAAGTTTACGTATTATCAAAAGAAGAAGGTGGACGTCACACTCCTTTCTTCTCTAACTACCGTCCTCAGTTCTACTTCCGTACAACTGACGTAACTGGTGTTATTAACTTACCAGAAGGCGTTGAAATGGTAATGCCTGGTGACAACATCGAAATGAACGTAGAATTAATTTCTCCAATCGCTCTTGAAGAAGGTACAAAATTCTCTATCCGTGAGGGTGGACGTACTGTAGGCGCTGGCGTAGTTGCTTCTATCCAAAAATAA
- the fusA gene encoding elongation factor G: MKREFSLENTRNIGIMAHIDAGKTTTTERILYYTGKIHKIGETHEGASQMDWMEQEQERGITITSAATTAQWKGNRVNIIDTPGHVDFTVEVERSLRVLDGAVTVLDAQSGVEPQTETVWRQATTYGVPRIVFVNKMDKIGADFLYSVGTLHDRLQANAHPIQLPIGAEDQFEAIIDLVEMKAIFYTNDLGTDITEGEIPEEYKAQAEEYREKLVEAVAELDEELMEKYFAGEEITIPELKAAIRKATLSVQFYPVICGTAFKNKGVQLMLDAVIDYLPAPTDVEAIKGVNDDGEEIEKHASDEEPFAALAFKVMTDPYVGKLTFFRVYSGILESGSYVQNSTKGKRERVGRILQMHANSREEISKVFAGDIAAAVGLKDTTTGDTLCDEKDHVILESMEFPEPVISLSVEPKSKADQDKMGQALQKLQEEDPTFRAHTDQETGQTIISGMGELHLDILVDRMKREFKVECNVGAPQVSYRETFRGSAQVQGKFTRQSGGRGQYGDVWIEFAPNEEGKGFEFENAIVGGVVPREYIPAVEAGLRDSLDRGVIAGYPLIDIKAKLYDGSYHDVDSNEMAFKIAASMALKAAASKCNPVLLEPVMKVEVVIPEEYLGDIMGNITSRRGRVEGMEARGNAQVVRAMVPLAEMFGYATTLRSATQGRGVFSMVFDHYEEVPKSIAEDIIKKNKGE, from the coding sequence ATGAAACGCGAATTCTCACTAGAGAATACTCGTAATATTGGGATCATGGCTCACATTGATGCTGGTAAAACAACAACAACTGAGCGTATCCTTTATTACACTGGTAAGATTCATAAAATCGGTGAAACTCACGAAGGTGCTTCTCAAATGGACTGGATGGAGCAAGAGCAAGAACGTGGTATTACAATCACTTCTGCTGCGACAACAGCTCAATGGAAAGGTAATCGTGTTAATATCATCGACACACCAGGACACGTAGACTTCACAGTTGAAGTTGAACGTTCTTTACGTGTACTTGATGGTGCAGTAACAGTATTAGATGCTCAATCAGGTGTTGAGCCACAAACTGAAACTGTATGGCGTCAAGCTACAACTTATGGAGTTCCACGTATTGTATTCGTTAATAAAATGGATAAAATCGGTGCGGACTTCTTATATTCTGTTGGTACATTACATGACCGTTTACAAGCAAATGCTCACCCAATTCAACTTCCAATCGGTGCTGAAGATCAATTCGAAGCAATCATTGACCTAGTTGAAATGAAAGCTATTTTCTATACAAACGATCTTGGTACTGATATTACTGAAGGGGAAATCCCAGAAGAATATAAAGCTCAAGCTGAAGAATACCGTGAAAAGTTAGTTGAAGCGGTTGCTGAACTTGATGAAGAACTTATGGAAAAATACTTCGCTGGCGAAGAAATTACAATTCCAGAGTTAAAAGCTGCTATTCGTAAAGCAACTTTATCAGTACAGTTCTACCCAGTTATCTGTGGTACTGCATTCAAAAACAAAGGTGTACAATTAATGCTTGATGCTGTAATTGACTATCTACCAGCACCAACTGATGTAGAAGCAATTAAAGGTGTTAATGATGATGGTGAAGAAATTGAAAAGCATGCTAGCGATGAAGAACCATTTGCTGCACTTGCATTCAAAGTTATGACTGACCCTTACGTTGGTAAATTAACATTCTTCCGTGTGTACTCTGGTATTTTAGAATCAGGTTCATACGTACAAAACTCAACAAAAGGTAAACGTGAACGTGTAGGTCGTATCCTTCAAATGCACGCAAACTCTCGTGAAGAAATTTCTAAAGTATTCGCTGGTGATATTGCTGCTGCTGTAGGTCTTAAAGATACTACAACTGGTGACACTCTATGTGATGAGAAAGACCATGTTATTTTAGAGTCTATGGAATTCCCAGAACCAGTTATCTCTTTATCTGTTGAGCCAAAATCAAAAGCTGACCAAGACAAAATGGGACAAGCTTTACAAAAACTTCAAGAAGAAGATCCAACATTCCGTGCACATACAGACCAAGAAACTGGTCAAACAATCATCTCAGGTATGGGTGAACTTCACCTTGATATCTTAGTTGACCGTATGAAACGTGAATTTAAAGTTGAATGTAACGTAGGTGCTCCTCAAGTATCTTACCGTGAAACATTCCGTGGATCAGCACAAGTTCAAGGTAAATTCACACGCCAATCTGGTGGTCGTGGACAATATGGTGATGTATGGATTGAATTCGCACCTAACGAAGAAGGTAAAGGTTTCGAATTCGAAAACGCTATCGTTGGTGGGGTTGTACCTCGTGAATACATTCCTGCAGTTGAAGCGGGTCTTCGTGACTCACTTGACCGTGGTGTAATTGCTGGTTACCCATTAATCGACATTAAAGCTAAATTATATGATGGTTCTTACCATGATGTCGATTCAAACGAAATGGCATTCAAAATCGCCGCTTCTATGGCACTTAAAGCTGCTGCTTCTAAATGTAATCCAGTTCTTTTAGAACCTGTGATGAAAGTTGAAGTAGTAATTCCTGAAGAATATCTTGGTGATATCATGGGTAACATCACTTCTCGTCGTGGACGTGTAGAAGGTATGGAAGCTCGCGGTAACGCTCAAGTTGTTCGTGCAATGGTTCCACTTGCTGAAATGTTCGGATATGCAACTACATTACGTTCTGCTACTCAAGGTCGTGGTGTGTTCTCAATGGTATTCGATCACTATGAAGAAGTACCAAAATCAATTGCTGAAGATATTATCAAAAAAAATAAAGGTGAATAA
- the rpsG gene encoding 30S ribosomal protein S7 gives MPRKGPVSKRDVLPDPIYNSKLVTRLINKMMVDGKKGTSQKILYGAFELVKERSGNEPLEVFEAALNNVMPVLEVRARRVGGSNYQVPVEVRPERRITLGLRYLVNYSRLRGEKTMEERLANEILDASNNTGASVKKREDMHKMAEANKAFAHYRW, from the coding sequence ATGCCTCGTAAAGGTCCTGTTTCCAAACGTGACGTGTTACCAGATCCAATTTATAATTCAAAACTAGTAACTCGTTTAATTAATAAAATGATGGTTGATGGTAAAAAAGGTACTTCTCAAAAGATCTTATATGGTGCGTTCGAACTTGTTAAAGAACGTTCAGGTAATGAACCTCTAGAAGTATTTGAAGCTGCATTAAATAACGTTATGCCAGTTCTTGAAGTGCGTGCTCGCCGTGTTGGTGGTTCTAACTACCAAGTACCAGTTGAAGTACGTCCAGAACGCCGTATCACTTTAGGTCTTCGTTATTTAGTTAACTACTCTCGTCTTCGTGGTGAAAAAACTATGGAAGAACGTTTAGCTAACGAAATTCTTGATGCATCTAACAACACTGGTGCTTCAGTTAAGAAACGTGAAGATATGCATAAAATGGCAGAAGCAAATAAAGCATTTGCTCACTACCGTTGGTAA
- the rpsL gene encoding 30S ribosomal protein S12, translated as MPTINQLVRKPRKSKSTKSNSPALNRGYNSFKKSLTNVNSPQKRGVCTRVGTMTPKKPNSALRKYARVRLTNQIEVTAYIPGEGHNLQEHSVVLIRGGRVKDLPGVRYHIVRGALDTAGVNGRMQSRSLYGTKRPKEKK; from the coding sequence ATGCCTACAATTAACCAATTGGTACGTAAGCCTCGTAAATCAAAAAGCACGAAATCAAATTCACCTGCGTTAAACAGAGGGTATAACAGTTTCAAAAAATCTTTAACAAATGTTAACTCTCCACAAAAACGTGGTGTATGTACTCGTGTAGGTACTATGACACCTAAAAAACCAAACTCAGCGTTACGTAAATATGCTCGTGTACGCTTAACTAACCAAATCGAAGTTACAGCTTACATTCCTGGTGAAGGACACAACTTACAAGAACACAGCGTAGTATTAATTCGCGGTGGACGTGTAAAAGACTTACCAGGGGTACGTTACCATATCGTACGTGGTGCTCTTGATACAGCTGGTGTTAACGGTCGTATGCAATCACGTTCTTTATACGGTACAAAACGTCCAAAAGAAAAAAAATAA
- a CDS encoding 50S ribosomal protein L7ae-like protein encodes MSYDKVKQASKTIIGTKQAVKAMRAGQVTELFVALDADNWVTDQVVVLAKEIGVPVCLVESKKELGKACGIQVGAAVVAITA; translated from the coding sequence ATGTCTTATGATAAAGTAAAACAGGCTAGTAAAACAATCATAGGTACAAAGCAAGCAGTAAAAGCAATGCGTGCTGGTCAAGTAACTGAACTTTTTGTAGCACTTGATGCAGACAATTGGGTAACCGATCAAGTAGTAGTTCTTGCAAAAGAAATCGGCGTACCAGTTTGCCTCGTTGAGTCAAAAAAAGAACTTGGAAAAGCTTGTGGTATACAAGTTGGAGCTGCGGTTGTAGCAATTACTGCATAG
- the rpoC gene encoding DNA-directed RNA polymerase subunit beta', with protein sequence MIDVNEFEYMKIGLASPDKIRSWSYGEVKKPETINYRTLKPEKDGLFCERIFGPTKDWECHCGKYKRVRYKGVVCDRCGVEVTRAKVRRERMGHIELAAPVSHIWYFKGIPSRMGLILDMSPRALEEVIYFASYVVIDSAGTNLEKKQLLSEKEYRAYREKFGNSFDAAMGAEAIKKLLEQIDLEEETTMLKEELKTAQGQRRTRAIKRLEVIESFRNSGNKPEWMILDVLPVIPPELRPMVQLDGGRFATSDLNDLYRRVINRNNRLKRLLDLGAPSIIVQNEKRMLQEAVDALIDNGRRGRPVTGPGNRPLKSLSHMLKGKQGRFRQNLLGKRVDYSGRSVIVVGPNLKMYQCGLPKEMAIELFKPFVMKELVERGLAHNIKSAKRKIERLHNEVWDVLEDVIREHPVLLNRAPTLHRLGIQAFEPTLVEGRAIRLHPLVCTAYNADFDGDQMAVHVPLSAEAQAEARLLMLAAQNILNPKDGKPVVTPSQDMVLGNYYLTLEREGARGEGAIFYGRDEVLLAYQNGQVHLHTRIAIKAGSLNNQTFTEEQNKMFLVTTVGKVIFNEILPESFPYINEPTSKNLEQKTPDQYFINLTIDDELLAEVEASAGYSELSDAEKVEVQRQAVLKKHFKSIPTISPFRKKFLGNIIAEVFKRFHITETSKMLDRMKDLGFKYSTKAGITVAISDIVVLPEKNEILEEAQKKVDKVMVQFRRGLITEEERYDRVISSWSAAKDDIQGKLMDSLPDTNPIFMMSDSGARGNASNFTQLAGMRGLMANPAGRIIELPIKSSFREGLTVLEYFISTHGARKGLADTALKTADSGYLTRRLVDVAQDVIVREDDCGTDRGLTIGALMEGTEIIEGLDERIEGRHAKKTIRHPETGEVIVARDELITQDKSREIIDAGITEVTIRSAFTCNTKHGVCKKCYGINLATGEEVEVGEAVGIIAAQSIGEPGTQLTMRTFHTGGVAGNDITQGLPRIQEIFEARNPKGQAVISEITGTVSEIDEIREGLKEVTIQGEIETRKYQAPYNARLKVAKGDSIVPGQILSEGSIDPKQLLKVKDVSTVQEYLLKEVQKVYRMQGVEIGDKHIEVMVRQMLRKVRVIEAGDTELLPGSLLDIHQFTEANKEAITNGKIPATCRPVILGITKASLETESFLSAASFQETTRVLTDAAIKGKRDELLGLKENVIIGKLVPAGTGMQRYRQIRIHEDDLELAGELSSAE encoded by the coding sequence TCCAACGAAAGACTGGGAATGTCACTGTGGTAAATACAAACGTGTCCGTTATAAAGGTGTTGTTTGTGACCGCTGTGGTGTTGAAGTTACTCGTGCAAAAGTTCGTCGTGAACGTATGGGTCACATTGAATTAGCAGCACCTGTATCACACATTTGGTATTTCAAAGGAATTCCAAGTCGTATGGGGCTAATTCTTGATATGTCACCTCGTGCGCTTGAAGAAGTAATCTACTTTGCTTCTTATGTAGTCATCGATTCAGCTGGTACAAATCTAGAGAAGAAACAACTTCTTTCTGAAAAAGAATACCGTGCATATCGTGAAAAATTTGGTAATAGTTTCGATGCTGCAATGGGAGCAGAAGCTATTAAAAAACTTCTTGAACAAATAGATCTTGAAGAAGAAACAACAATGTTAAAAGAAGAGTTGAAAACGGCTCAAGGTCAACGTCGTACACGTGCGATTAAACGTCTAGAAGTAATCGAGTCATTCCGTAACTCTGGTAACAAACCAGAATGGATGATTTTAGATGTGCTACCTGTTATCCCACCAGAATTACGTCCAATGGTGCAATTAGATGGTGGGCGTTTTGCGACTTCTGATTTAAACGATTTATATCGTCGAGTTATCAACCGTAACAACCGTTTAAAACGTTTACTAGACCTTGGTGCTCCAAGCATCATCGTTCAAAATGAAAAACGTATGTTACAAGAAGCAGTGGATGCATTAATTGATAACGGTCGTCGTGGTCGTCCAGTTACTGGTCCAGGTAATCGTCCATTAAAATCCCTTTCACATATGTTAAAAGGGAAACAAGGTCGTTTCCGCCAAAACTTATTAGGTAAACGTGTTGACTACTCTGGTCGTTCAGTTATCGTAGTAGGTCCAAACTTAAAAATGTACCAATGTGGACTTCCGAAAGAAATGGCGATTGAGTTATTCAAGCCTTTCGTTATGAAAGAACTTGTAGAACGCGGTCTTGCTCATAACATTAAGAGTGCGAAACGTAAAATCGAACGTTTACACAATGAAGTTTGGGACGTTTTAGAAGATGTAATTCGTGAGCACCCAGTTTTACTTAACCGTGCACCGACTCTACACAGACTTGGTATTCAAGCCTTTGAGCCAACATTAGTTGAAGGCCGTGCAATTCGTCTTCACCCATTAGTATGTACAGCTTATAACGCTGACTTCGATGGTGACCAAATGGCGGTACACGTTCCACTTTCTGCAGAAGCGCAAGCTGAAGCGCGTTTACTAATGTTAGCTGCTCAAAACATCTTGAATCCAAAAGATGGTAAACCGGTAGTAACACCTTCTCAGGATATGGTATTAGGTAACTATTACTTAACACTTGAACGCGAAGGAGCACGTGGTGAAGGGGCTATCTTCTACGGACGTGATGAAGTATTACTTGCATACCAAAATGGTCAAGTACACTTACACACACGTATTGCAATTAAAGCAGGTTCATTAAACAACCAAACATTTACAGAAGAACAAAATAAAATGTTCTTAGTAACAACGGTAGGGAAGGTAATATTCAACGAAATTCTGCCTGAATCATTCCCTTACATTAATGAGCCAACATCAAAAAATCTAGAACAAAAAACACCTGATCAGTACTTCATCAATTTAACAATTGATGATGAACTATTAGCAGAAGTTGAAGCTAGTGCTGGATATAGTGAATTATCTGATGCTGAAAAAGTTGAAGTTCAACGACAAGCAGTATTGAAAAAACACTTTAAATCGATCCCGACTATTAGTCCATTCCGCAAGAAATTCTTAGGTAACATCATTGCAGAAGTATTCAAACGTTTCCACATTACTGAAACTTCTAAAATGCTTGACCGAATGAAAGACTTAGGATTTAAATATTCAACTAAAGCAGGTATTACTGTTGCGATTTCAGATATCGTTGTATTACCAGAAAAGAATGAAATTCTAGAAGAAGCACAGAAAAAAGTAGATAAAGTCATGGTTCAATTCCGTCGTGGTTTAATTACGGAAGAAGAACGTTATGACCGCGTTATTTCAAGTTGGTCTGCTGCGAAAGATGATATCCAAGGAAAACTGATGGACTCTTTACCAGATACAAATCCAATCTTCATGATGAGTGATTCAGGTGCCCGTGGTAACGCATCAAACTTCACTCAGCTTGCAGGTATGCGTGGATTGATGGCCAACCCGGCCGGACGTATTATCGAACTTCCAATCAAGTCTTCCTTCCGTGAAGGTTTAACTGTATTGGAATACTTCATCTCTACACATGGTGCTCGTAAAGGTCTTGCCGATACAGCCCTTAAAACAGCTGACTCAGGTTATTTAACTCGTCGTTTAGTAGACGTTGCTCAAGACGTAATTGTACGCGAAGACGACTGTGGTACTGACCGTGGCTTAACAATTGGTGCCTTGATGGAAGGTACAGAAATTATTGAAGGTTTAGATGAACGTATTGAGGGACGTCATGCGAAGAAAACAATTCGTCATCCAGAAACAGGCGAAGTTATTGTTGCTCGTGACGAGCTAATCACACAAGATAAATCTCGTGAAATTATTGATGCGGGCATTACTGAAGTGACAATTCGTTCTGCATTCACATGTAATACAAAACATGGTGTATGTAAAAAATGTTATGGTATCAACTTAGCAACAGGTGAAGAAGTTGAAGTTGGGGAAGCTGTTGGTATTATTGCTGCCCAATCAATCGGAGAACCTGGTACACAATTAACAATGCGTACATTCCATACTGGTGGGGTTGCAGGGAACGATATCACTCAAGGTCTTCCACGTATCCAAGAGATTTTTGAAGCCCGTAATCCGAAAGGGCAAGCGGTGATTTCTGAGATCACTGGTACGGTTTCTGAAATTGACGAAATTCGTGAAGGCTTAAAAGAAGTTACAATTCAAGGCGAAATTGAAACTCGTAAATACCAAGCACCTTATAATGCTCGCTTAAAAGTAGCAAAAGGTGATTCTATTGTACCTGGTCAAATTTTATCTGAAGGTTCAATTGATCCGAAACAATTACTAAAAGTAAAAGACGTTTCTACGGTTCAAGAGTATTTATTAAAAGAAGTGCAAAAAGTATATCGTATGCAAGGGGTAGAAATTGGCGATAAGCATATCGAGGTAATGGTACGCCAGATGCTTCGTAAAGTTCGAGTTATTGAAGCTGGGGATACAGAATTATTACCAGGTTCATTACTTGATATTCACCAATTCACTGAAGCAAACAAAGAAGCAATTACAAATGGAAAAATTCCTGCGACATGTCGCCCTGTAATTCTTGGTATTACAAAAGCATCTCTTGAAACAGAATCATTCTTATCTGCAGCATCATTCCAAGAAACAACTCGTGTGTTAACAGATGCTGCAATTAAAGGTAAGCGTGATGAACTTCTTGGTCTAAAAGAAAACGTAATTATCGGGAAGCTTGTTCCAGCTGGTACAGGTATGCAACGTTATCGACAAATTCGTATTCATGAAGATGACCTAGAACTTGCTGGAGAACTATCTTCAGCTGAATAA